In one window of Bacteroidales bacterium DNA:
- a CDS encoding DUF1987 domain-containing protein: MLEPINIVKQEDTPSVILNKEQGIFEIGYRSLPENAIAFYEPVINWLNEYKKDPLPKTVFNFKLEYFNTASAKQLAKILLILQEIAQTHEVLIRWHYLKDDTDMHSSGVRFSKLLKIPFEFVEM; the protein is encoded by the coding sequence ATGTTAGAACCAATAAATATTGTGAAACAAGAAGACACACCATCGGTTATTTTGAATAAAGAACAAGGAATTTTTGAAATAGGTTATCGTTCATTACCCGAAAATGCAATTGCATTTTACGAACCTGTTATAAATTGGCTTAATGAATATAAAAAAGATCCATTACCCAAAACCGTTTTTAATTTTAAATTAGAATATTTCAATACTGCTTCTGCAAAACAACTAGCAAAAATTTTACTTATATTACAAGAAATAGCACAAACACACGAAGTTTTGATTCGTTGGCATTATTTAAAAGACGATACCGATATGCACTCATCGGGTGTTCGTTTTTCTAAATTGCTTAAAATACCTTTTGAATTTGTAGAAATGTAA
- a CDS encoding LD-carboxypeptidase, which yields MFNALSVLKKGDKVAIVAPSGKIKKDDLEYGIQILQSWGLVVEIGQNVFGNDSYFSASDEKRLSDFQEALDSDEYKAIFCARGGYGSVRIIEQINWQHFIKKPKWIIGYSDITLLLNKIQSFDIPCIHGPMPASFSKYKDNKSLTYLHQLLFDGGYSFQLPIENIVFLNEPLNPIEEIVTGGNLTLLQSSIGTSYALQTKNKFLFIEDVDEYPYKIDRMLYHLYHSGQLNSVYGIILGNFKLLPQENAYPFELTSILKSFNLPTLKLIIQNFPAGHDSYNYPIVMGKSINLSIHRHSVQIKVEI from the coding sequence ATGTTTAATGCATTATCGGTCTTAAAAAAAGGTGATAAAGTCGCTATTGTTGCTCCATCGGGTAAAATAAAAAAAGACGACTTAGAATATGGTATTCAAATACTTCAATCGTGGGGACTTGTTGTAGAAATAGGCCAAAATGTTTTCGGCAACGATAGCTATTTTTCTGCCTCAGACGAAAAAAGGCTATCCGATTTTCAAGAAGCATTAGACAGCGATGAATATAAAGCCATATTTTGTGCACGTGGCGGATATGGCAGTGTTCGCATTATTGAGCAAATAAATTGGCAACATTTTATAAAAAAGCCCAAATGGATTATTGGCTATAGCGACATTACATTGCTGCTCAACAAGATACAATCGTTCGATATACCTTGCATTCATGGACCTATGCCTGCTTCATTCAGCAAATACAAAGACAATAAAAGTTTAACATACTTACACCAACTACTTTTTGACGGAGGTTATTCATTTCAACTTCCCATCGAAAACATTGTTTTTTTGAATGAGCCTTTAAACCCCATCGAAGAAATCGTTACCGGTGGGAATCTTACACTTTTACAGAGCTCTATTGGTACATCGTATGCTTTGCAAACCAAGAACAAATTTTTATTTATTGAAGATGTTGACGAGTATCCCTATAAAATAGACCGGATGCTTTATCATCTTTACCATTCTGGTCAGCTCAATTCGGTTTATGGAATAATTTTAGGTAATTTTAAACTTTTACCACAAGAAAACGCCTATCCATTCGAACTTACTTCTATATTAAAAAGTTTTAATTTACCCACATTAAAATTAATAATTCAAAATTTTCCAGCCGGTCATGATTCATATAATTATCCTATTGTTATGGGTAAAAGTATAAATTTATCTATTCATCGACACAGTGTTCAAATAAAAGTTGAAATCTGA